The DNA window cgatgacatggcgttttttttttcctttccccttttctttttcctcctattcttttatcttcttcctccactagAGCCACCTCGAGCTCCCCCGCGTCGAAGAGGtcaaagaagagagaaatgaaagaggaagaagagagaaacaaagaaataataataataataataataataataataataataataataataataataataataataataataacaataatgtGCCATGTCGTCATCTACATGTCATGCCACGTAGGTAAGACCACGGTCAAATGAGACTTTCAAttgggatgatacaataaaccaagtttaggatCTTCGATACACACTTTGCAAGTTCATAGATCTAGATGAAATTtgcttacaagtttaaggaccgctagtgcaatttactaaaaaaaatagtaaggaCCTTTTATACCAAGCTAAGTTAGACTCCTCGATGGTGTCACTTGGTTTCAGGAGGAGCGACTCAGAGCACAGCATCTACACGTGTGCCGAGCTTCGCGGTTGATCGTCGGCGTGTACGTTGACAATCTCATCAGCACCGGCTgcagcagcaaaaaaaaaaaaatcgacatGTTCAAGGCTCAAATGAAGCAGGTATTCCTCATGAGTGACCTTGTTGGCCTCTTATCTTACTATATATATCCGGGCATCGAGATCACCCAGGATGCGAATGGAATTACACTGTGCATACAAAATGTTAATAGTACATGGCATCATCCTAAGGGAAGTTCGGAAATATTGTAGTACTACATTAGTCTGGCACTTTATTGGATAACTACGTGGTGGCATATTTCAATAGGCAATTTTACAAATGCTATATCTCTAATTCAAGCACTAAGTAATGGCATATATCATAATGAACTTCCTTCAATTTGAGGATACATTTCAGTGCTTCCATCAAATAAACATAgacatatttctttttctccagtACGGTGGAGAATATACACATGTTTCTAGTACTGGCATATTCTCCAAAAGTATCTGCTCATCAGAATATAATAGGTAATCATTACAAACAGAACGGGGGGAAAACATACACCATACCATAAAATTCAACAATATTTGCAAGCTTGACTTCCTCTATTAATTTCTCCTGCCACACGTTAGCATCATAAATTATTCCGAAATATAGTGAAATACAAGTATTTATGAACTATTATATTGAACCCACGTCAGAGCATTTTGTTAAAGCTGCAAGTAATCTTGGCATTGGGGGCATTTCAAGCTCTTGCATACCCTCAAGGACTCGAACCACTTCACTCATTGTCGGTCGATCATGCTCATCATCTTGGATGCACCAACATGCAACCTTGCAAACCCTTTCAGCCTCTTCCAAACTAAAATCATCACATAATTGTGGATCCACCAAATTCCGCACATCTCCCTCGTGTAGCTTGTTGATGGCTTGCACAGGGAAATACGAAACATGGTAATTATCACTAGTGTATTCATTAGGTGAATTCCTTCGTCCAGATATAATTTCCAGTAGTACCATACCAAAGCTATAaacatcaacttttggtgtaacAGCAACTCCGCTAATCCACTCTGGGGCAAGATACCCTACAGTTCCTCTGAATGTTGTCAGAATTCTGCTAAAATCTCTCCCTACAAATGCTGCCATCCCAAAGTCAGCAATTTTAGGAGCAAATGATGCATCAAGAAGTATATTTTGTGGCTTAATATCACAGTGTATGATGCATTCGTGGCAACTCTGATGCAAGTATGCCAATCCTCGAGCAACTCCTAGGGCTATATGATACCTAATGCTCCAGTTTAGTGTACCAGCATTGCTCTGAAACAAATGGGCATCCAGAGAACCATTTAACATGTGTTCGTACACAAGTAGCCTCTTACGGCCTTCACAGCAAAAACCAATCAATTTCACTAGGTTGATATGTTGGATCAATCCAATTGAGCTCACCTCAGCACGGAATTGTTTCTCTCCCTGACGATCACCATCAAGTCTTTTCACAGCTATGGTAGTTAGATCAATTAACATTCCCTTGAACACACAGCCAAAACCACCTGCTCCAAGCTTTTCTGAGAAATTTTTAGTGGCATGAACTAGATCATTGTATCTAAATGCCTTAATTCCACTGCTGTCTTCACCGTCATGTAATGGCGCACCACACCACTTGAATCTGTTCCTCCAAATCAGTAAAAACATCCCGACCATTAATAACACAAAACCAATTACGCTTGCAGCAATAACAACTGCAACATTTGGTTTCCTTTTGTTGTTTCTCAAACTCTGCAAATCTTTGGCGGCAAGGCGGAGGTAAAGAACATCTTGAGAATGAATTTCAATGCCATCATCTTGGTTTACACTAAACAATTCGTCATGCCAGATAGAGCAAGTGCTAGTATTTTGGTAGGAATAAGCAGTGCAGGAGCAGGAGCTGAGGCAAGCTTGTGCACATTCGCTCTGAGTGGTAGCTTCTTGTATGGTTTGGGGGTTACGGGGCAATGTAACATGAATTAATGGGTGGAAGATGTCTGTTGAA is part of the Oryza glaberrima chromosome 4, OglaRS2, whole genome shotgun sequence genome and encodes:
- the LOC127770226 gene encoding G-type lectin S-receptor-like serine/threonine-protein kinase At2g19130, with translation MPSLYIFLGLLLFSLQAPPCPAATDTLKTGQVLSAGDKLVSRNGKFALGFFNPSANISKSSDNISSSWYIGIWFNKIPVFTVVWVANRERSIAEPDLKLTQLKISQDGNLAIVNHANESIIWSTRIVNRTEASMNTSVLLHDSGNLVIQSTSNAVLWQSFDYPTDVALPNAKIGWNKVTGLNRVGVSKKSLIDMGTGSYSVQLYTNGTRRVTLEHRNPSIEYWYWSPDESGMKIPALKQLLYMNPQTRGLVTPAYVNSSEEEYYSYNSSDESSSTFLLLDINGQIKFNVWSQDKQSWQSLYTQPVDPCRSYDTCGPFTICNGNSQPFCDCMENFTRKSPRDWDLGDRTGGCSRNSPLDCTRNTSSTDIFHPLIHVTLPRNPQTIQEATTQSECAQACLSSCSCTAYSYQNTSTCSIWHDELFSVNQDDGIEIHSQDVLYLRLAAKDLQSLRNNKRKPNVAVVIAASVIGFVLLMVGMFLLIWRNRFKWCGAPLHDGEDSSGIKAFRYNDLVHATKNFSEKLGAGGFGCVFKGMLIDLTTIAVKRLDGDRQGEKQFRAEVSSIGLIQHINLVKLIGFCCEGRKRLLVYEHMLNGSLDAHLFQSNAGTLNWSIRYHIALGVARGLAYLHQSCHECIIHCDIKPQNILLDASFAPKIADFGMAAFVGRDFSRILTTFRGTVGYLAPEWISGVAVTPKVDVYSFGMVLLEIISGRRNSPNEYTSDNYHVSYFPVQAINKLHEGDVRNLVDPQLCDDFSLEEAERVCKVACWCIQDDEHDRPTMSEVVRVLEGMQELEMPPMPRLLAALTKCSDVGSI